A genomic window from Bordetella genomosp. 9 includes:
- a CDS encoding RraA family protein codes for MIGFSIHARQRAVSAQTVADFRGLPVANVSDVMSRMPAGGPTLRPMHDGTYMAGPALTVRCRPGDNLLVHKALDLAQPGDVIVVDAGGDLTNAIIGEIMVAYAIRRGLGGIVIHGAIRDSATLRRGSFPVFAAGVTHRGPYKDGPGVINGPVALAGMVIEPGDLVIGDDDGLLCVPYGQVDEVLAATREKHHVEEKMMADIAADRLDTSWIDARLKALGCMGV; via the coding sequence ATGATAGGTTTTTCGATCCATGCCCGCCAGCGTGCGGTGTCCGCCCAGACCGTGGCGGATTTTCGTGGCCTGCCCGTGGCCAATGTCAGCGACGTGATGTCGCGCATGCCGGCCGGCGGGCCGACCCTGCGTCCCATGCACGATGGCACCTATATGGCCGGACCGGCGCTGACCGTGCGCTGCCGGCCGGGCGACAACCTGCTGGTGCACAAGGCGCTGGACCTGGCGCAGCCGGGCGACGTGATCGTGGTCGACGCCGGCGGCGACCTGACCAATGCCATCATCGGCGAGATCATGGTGGCCTATGCGATCCGCCGGGGCCTGGGCGGCATCGTCATCCATGGCGCCATCCGCGATTCGGCCACGCTGCGGCGCGGCAGCTTCCCGGTGTTCGCCGCGGGCGTCACGCATCGCGGTCCCTACAAGGACGGCCCGGGCGTGATCAATGGGCCGGTGGCGCTGGCCGGCATGGTGATAGAGCCCGGCGACCTGGTCATCGGCGATGACGACGGGCTGCTGTGCGTGCCCTACGGGCAGGTTGACGAGGTGCTGGCGGCCACGCGCGAGAAGCATCACGTCGAAGAAAAGATGATGGCGGACATCGCCGCGGATCGGCTGGACACGAGCTGGATCGATGCGCGGCTGAAGGCCCTGGGGTGCATGGGCGTCTGA
- a CDS encoding MarR family winged helix-turn-helix transcriptional regulator yields MRNVKGKSSSTKDRYLFSDQIGHLLRRVYQRHTALFQQYIPDSQLTAAQFVVLCSVRDHGASSLADLVKATVIDQATVRGVVDRLKQRELVKVDHDPVDRRKVVINLTPAGQALVQEMEPFAMQITESTYGNLNPAERLALDFLLTKMLNGDEPA; encoded by the coding sequence ATGCGCAACGTAAAAGGCAAATCCTCGTCCACCAAGGATCGCTATTTGTTTTCCGATCAGATAGGGCACCTGCTGCGGCGTGTCTATCAGCGGCATACCGCCCTATTCCAGCAGTACATACCCGATTCCCAGCTCACCGCCGCACAGTTCGTCGTGTTGTGTTCGGTTCGGGATCACGGGGCGAGTTCGCTTGCGGACCTGGTCAAGGCCACGGTGATCGACCAGGCCACCGTGCGTGGGGTCGTAGACCGGTTGAAGCAGCGCGAATTGGTGAAGGTGGATCACGACCCCGTTGACCGGCGCAAGGTCGTCATCAACCTGACGCCTGCCGGGCAGGCGCTGGTGCAAGAGATGGAGCCGTTCGCCATGCAGATCACCGAAAGCACGTATGGCAACCTGAACCCGGCCGAGCGGCTGGCGCTGGATTTTCTGTTGACCAAAATGCTGAACGGCGACGAACCGGCATAA
- a CDS encoding DUF1932 domain-containing protein, with protein MDITIIGGGEVGRCYADSLGDAGHRILGICDTRPSETLNQYCEAKGIPLHDDLGPWLGQAQVVISAVFGSVALDTCARALPYVADGALYADFTTASPQDMRAAAELAAGDKVVFADVAITGAISLGKGKTPLLCAGPGAAAIETLMRGAGAPIQQVGTQAGDAATLKLLRSVYTKGCEALAVECLVAAEAKGLREDLYRVLQDLDQQSLRVFLEMLVRTHVVHARRRLVEVREATRQLELDGFSPRVMPGVAALFERTAAALDGTEDATSVASSLRWLEPLARRE; from the coding sequence ATGGACATCACCATCATAGGTGGCGGGGAAGTGGGTCGGTGCTACGCCGACAGTCTGGGAGACGCGGGCCACCGCATCCTGGGCATCTGCGACACCCGCCCGTCGGAGACTTTGAATCAGTACTGCGAGGCCAAGGGCATCCCCCTGCACGACGACCTGGGCCCCTGGCTGGGCCAGGCGCAGGTCGTGATCAGCGCGGTTTTCGGCTCGGTGGCGCTGGACACCTGCGCCCGCGCCCTGCCCTACGTGGCGGACGGCGCGCTCTATGCCGACTTCACCACGGCCAGCCCGCAGGACATGCGCGCCGCGGCCGAGCTGGCGGCCGGCGATAAGGTCGTGTTCGCGGACGTCGCCATCACCGGCGCCATCAGCCTCGGCAAGGGCAAGACCCCGCTGCTGTGCGCGGGCCCTGGCGCGGCGGCGATTGAAACCTTGATGCGCGGCGCGGGCGCGCCCATCCAGCAGGTGGGCACGCAGGCGGGCGACGCCGCGACCTTGAAGCTGCTGCGCAGCGTGTACACCAAGGGCTGCGAGGCGCTGGCGGTGGAATGCCTGGTGGCAGCCGAGGCCAAGGGCCTGCGGGAGGATCTGTATCGCGTTTTGCAGGACCTCGATCAGCAATCGCTGCGGGTGTTCCTGGAAATGCTGGTGCGCACCCACGTCGTGCACGCCCGCCGCCGCCTGGTCGAAGTGCGGGAAGCCACGCGCCAACTGGAGCTCGACGGTTTTTCGCCCCGCGTCATGCCGGGCGTCGCCGCGCTGTTCGAGCGCACCGCCGCCGCGCTGGACGGCACCGAGGACGCCACGTCCGTGGCGTCCAGCCTGCGCTGGCTGGAGCCGCTGGCGCGACGGGAATGA
- a CDS encoding cytochrome c — protein MSGFSVGMSTGASGSLTELPADLLHGVALRPPEVLWDGARYRGSALLGVQQDAAQGQPGVAAVVRHKHFAGVVAVTPLYARQAALALAPEWQRAKPDPELHGDESPKGDERSDAFVDTPSGVSSDTDPIRYTLSAQPAAAAGTQVVAWSLNGRTRVWLPACSPDTQALIRQELSALLEQPLAAITVTVGGQGLANDASRGGGANGANGTNGAIGAAADRHDACHPMDLMDAAADAALLSQAVGRPVSVACVAGESDERILGVRSGLLPDAPHMDATSLHAQIPDENVPHPVTGGAGAALTSRSPWALRPSLARLLSQPTHASAAAHATLCGSMPVVSGTHARPPLRASVQELNAAQVFAEESYWHEQAQAQGHDPQAWRLSHLPPGRGQDLAQQVAARAAQVAGKTAPAARAAQSEPDGLLRGTGFATAQVQCVDETGSARTVWTAWVAEVAVQPDTGRIDVTRIVAGHDSQHLRTAQGAPIDTRIDAPDHPRIDHQAPWMLDSARRLLAEPAAFDTWTSPARPSPNVAAGALEKRDEHRDLSRADSAAMRIAQGSLDVDGVVTLPASAAIANAIHDATGVRLRQVPFQAESLRRALAGQARVRNPMSRGWKWLAAGMAGLAGVAVALWPMKPALPLTPGPDVSLYSASAIERGRLVAAAGDCMACHTAAGGKTNAGGLALDTPFGVIYTTNITPDNDTGIGRWSYAAFERAMRQGVHQDGRQLYPAFPYTAYAKLSDADMQALYGYLMSQPAVKAEPPKTQLAFPFNMRPLLAGWNALFHDAAPFTPDSTRSAAWLRGAYLVEGAGHCSACHTPRNRLGAEKTGVHYLAGGEAEGWTAPALNALASGPRAWSSEELFQYLRTGYAPKHGVAAGPMAPVIHGLAELPDSDLRAITTYLMDLPNQGGAAASVSTSAPASAPDTATLYALQARHANGERVYQNACAACHDAGSGPTLFGARPLLGANTNVHAATPDNLIQVILHGIQDPAEDALGYMPAFRDSLNDAQVADLVGYLRQRFAPGEPAWPDPTATIERLRDFSEQH, from the coding sequence ATGAGCGGGTTCTCGGTGGGTATGTCCACGGGGGCATCGGGTTCGCTGACCGAGCTGCCGGCCGACTTGCTGCATGGCGTTGCCTTGCGTCCGCCCGAGGTCTTGTGGGACGGTGCGCGTTATCGGGGCAGTGCGCTGCTAGGCGTGCAGCAGGACGCGGCGCAGGGCCAGCCGGGCGTGGCGGCCGTGGTGCGGCACAAGCATTTCGCGGGCGTGGTCGCGGTGACGCCGCTCTATGCGCGGCAGGCTGCGTTGGCGCTGGCGCCTGAATGGCAACGGGCGAAGCCGGACCCGGAACTTCATGGCGATGAATCGCCGAAGGGGGACGAGCGCTCGGACGCGTTCGTGGATACGCCGTCGGGGGTGTCCTCGGACACCGATCCCATACGCTACACGCTGAGCGCCCAGCCCGCCGCCGCCGCCGGCACGCAGGTGGTCGCGTGGTCGCTGAACGGTCGTACCCGCGTGTGGCTGCCAGCCTGCTCGCCCGACACGCAAGCGTTGATCCGGCAAGAACTGTCGGCATTGCTGGAGCAGCCGTTGGCCGCGATCACCGTCACGGTGGGCGGGCAAGGCCTTGCGAATGACGCGTCGCGGGGTGGCGGCGCGAACGGCGCGAACGGCACGAACGGCGCGATCGGCGCGGCTGCCGACCGGCACGATGCCTGTCATCCCATGGACCTGATGGACGCCGCCGCCGATGCCGCGTTGTTGTCGCAGGCAGTGGGCAGGCCGGTGTCGGTGGCGTGTGTCGCGGGCGAGTCCGATGAGCGGATTTTGGGCGTCAGGTCGGGACTGCTTCCCGATGCGCCGCACATGGATGCGACCTCGCTCCATGCGCAGATCCCGGACGAGAACGTTCCCCATCCCGTCACCGGCGGCGCCGGCGCTGCTCTGACATCCCGGTCGCCGTGGGCGTTGCGGCCCAGCCTCGCGCGGCTGTTGAGCCAACCCACGCACGCCAGCGCCGCCGCGCACGCAACGCTGTGCGGCAGCATGCCGGTGGTCTCGGGCACGCACGCGCGCCCGCCGCTGCGCGCCAGCGTGCAAGAGCTGAACGCCGCGCAGGTGTTCGCCGAGGAAAGCTATTGGCACGAACAGGCGCAAGCCCAGGGCCATGACCCGCAGGCGTGGCGGCTGTCTCACCTGCCGCCGGGCAGGGGGCAAGATCTGGCGCAGCAGGTGGCTGCGCGGGCGGCGCAGGTCGCGGGCAAAACGGCGCCGGCCGCGCGGGCAGCGCAAAGCGAGCCGGATGGCCTGCTGCGAGGCACGGGCTTTGCCACCGCGCAGGTCCAATGCGTGGACGAGACCGGCTCCGCGCGCACGGTCTGGACCGCATGGGTGGCCGAGGTGGCCGTGCAACCCGATACGGGCCGTATCGACGTCACGCGCATCGTGGCCGGGCATGACAGCCAGCACCTGCGCACGGCGCAAGGCGCACCCATCGATACACGTATCGACGCGCCCGATCATCCTCGCATCGACCATCAAGCCCCGTGGATGCTGGACAGCGCCCGCCGCCTGCTTGCCGAGCCCGCCGCGTTCGATACCTGGACGAGTCCTGCGCGGCCCTCGCCGAACGTCGCCGCCGGCGCGCTAGAAAAGCGGGACGAACACCGCGACCTGAGCCGCGCGGACTCCGCCGCCATGCGCATCGCGCAAGGCAGTCTGGACGTTGACGGTGTGGTGACTTTGCCCGCCTCGGCGGCCATCGCCAACGCCATCCACGATGCAACCGGCGTGCGCCTGCGCCAAGTGCCTTTCCAGGCCGAGTCCTTGCGACGCGCGTTGGCCGGGCAGGCCCGCGTGCGCAACCCCATGTCGCGCGGATGGAAGTGGCTGGCGGCAGGCATGGCAGGATTGGCGGGCGTTGCCGTGGCCTTGTGGCCGATGAAGCCGGCCTTGCCGTTGACCCCCGGACCCGACGTTTCACTGTATTCGGCGAGCGCCATCGAGCGTGGCCGGCTTGTCGCCGCCGCGGGCGACTGCATGGCCTGCCACACGGCGGCCGGCGGCAAGACCAATGCCGGGGGACTTGCGCTGGACACCCCCTTCGGCGTCATCTACACCACCAACATCACGCCCGACAACGACACGGGCATCGGCCGCTGGTCCTATGCGGCCTTCGAACGCGCCATGCGCCAGGGCGTGCACCAGGACGGCCGCCAGCTCTACCCCGCGTTTCCGTACACGGCGTACGCCAAGCTCAGCGATGCGGACATGCAGGCACTGTATGGCTACCTGATGTCGCAACCGGCCGTGAAGGCCGAGCCGCCCAAGACGCAACTGGCGTTTCCATTCAACATGCGTCCGCTGCTGGCCGGCTGGAACGCGCTGTTTCACGATGCCGCGCCCTTCACGCCCGACTCCACGCGCAGCGCAGCGTGGTTGCGTGGCGCGTATCTGGTGGAAGGCGCGGGCCATTGTTCCGCCTGCCACACGCCGCGCAATCGCCTGGGCGCGGAGAAGACCGGCGTGCACTATCTGGCGGGCGGAGAGGCCGAAGGCTGGACCGCGCCCGCCTTGAACGCGCTTGCCAGCGGCCCGCGCGCGTGGAGCAGCGAAGAACTGTTCCAGTACCTGCGGACCGGTTACGCGCCAAAACATGGCGTGGCCGCGGGGCCGATGGCGCCCGTGATCCACGGCCTGGCTGAATTGCCGGATAGCGACCTGCGGGCCATCACGACGTATCTGATGGATTTGCCGAACCAAGGCGGGGCGGCCGCGTCAGTGTCCACATCGGCACCCGCATCGGCACCGGATACCGCCACCCTTTACGCCCTGCAAGCCCGCCACGCCAACGGCGAACGGGTCTATCAGAACGCCTGCGCGGCCTGCCATGACGCGGGCAGCGGTCCGACCCTGTTCGGCGCGCGGCCCTTGCTGGGCGCGAACACCAACGTCCACGCCGCCACGCCGGACAACCTGATCCAGGTCATCCTGCATGGCATCCAGGATCCGGCCGAGGATGCCTTGGGCTACATGCCCGCCTTTCGCGACAGCCTGAACGATGCGCAGGTGGCGGACCTGGTGGGCTATCTGCGGCAACGTTTCGCGCCTGGGGAGCCGGCTTGGCCCGATCCCACTGCAACCATTGAACGGCTACGCGACTTCTCGGAGCAGCATTAG
- a CDS encoding GntR family transcriptional regulator, giving the protein MASDSHLAYETLKHRILAGQYKPGTQLKEEPLADAFGISRTPVRAALRRLVEDGLAVAESGRGVHVAAWTEWDIEEVFQLRLRLEPFCAQLAAERRSDDALATLMQSNEQMAKAIKAGGAGMADATQAANRVFHHTLLEASGSHRLQSILATMIDMPIVIRSFHLYSRDEMQQSLSHHQDLTLAVQDRDGALAHDIMQLHLSMTRRRLMKARAAGTQ; this is encoded by the coding sequence ATGGCCAGCGATTCGCACCTAGCCTACGAAACCCTCAAGCACCGGATCCTGGCGGGCCAATACAAGCCGGGTACGCAGCTGAAGGAAGAACCCCTGGCCGACGCCTTCGGCATCAGCCGCACGCCGGTACGCGCCGCCCTGCGGCGCCTGGTGGAAGACGGCCTGGCCGTGGCCGAATCGGGAAGAGGCGTGCACGTGGCCGCCTGGACCGAATGGGATATCGAGGAAGTATTCCAGCTCAGGCTGCGGCTCGAACCGTTCTGCGCCCAACTGGCCGCCGAGCGCCGCAGCGACGATGCGCTGGCCACGCTCATGCAAAGCAACGAACAAATGGCCAAGGCCATCAAGGCCGGCGGCGCCGGCATGGCGGACGCGACGCAAGCCGCGAATCGCGTCTTCCATCACACCCTGCTGGAAGCCAGCGGCTCGCACCGCCTGCAATCCATCCTGGCCACGATGATCGACATGCCCATCGTCATCCGCTCCTTTCACCTGTACAGCCGCGATGAAATGCAGCAGAGCCTGAGCCATCACCAGGACCTGACCCTGGCCGTCCAGGATCGCGATGGCGCCCTGGCGCATGACATCATGCAGCTGCACCTGAGCATGACGCGCCGGCGACTGATGAAGGCACGCGCGGCGGGTACTCAATAG
- a CDS encoding LysR family transcriptional regulator: MVQIEDLRLAAALLNGTSLSAAARALDVTPPALSIRLRKLEAALGVTLASRTARRLSLTAEGERFARDASAMLAQLDSLCDSLQQDARQLTGTLRVSAPFGYGRQHIAPLIAEFARAHPALRLELELRETPWPDRHDADAIIHIGAVRDSSWIARTLASNERWLCASPAYLRTHGVPRTPRDVVRHSCICIRENNEDVTLWHVRPRSAGRGQRRAEQETLRIAPAYSTNDGVVARQWAEEGLGLVLRSEWDAAEAVSAGRLVRVLADWEFDSAPIVMLVPTRIGRTARVQALIEFLEHRIGKQAPPRGRPAAKRTPTRR, translated from the coding sequence ATGGTCCAGATCGAAGACCTGCGGTTGGCGGCGGCATTGCTGAACGGAACGTCGCTGAGCGCCGCCGCGCGCGCGCTCGACGTCACGCCGCCGGCCCTGTCGATCAGGCTGCGGAAACTGGAGGCCGCGCTGGGCGTGACGCTGGCTTCGCGTACCGCCAGACGGCTGAGCCTGACGGCCGAAGGCGAGCGTTTCGCCCGCGACGCCAGCGCGATGCTCGCGCAACTGGACAGCCTGTGCGATTCGCTGCAGCAGGACGCCCGCCAGCTGACCGGCACGCTGCGCGTCTCGGCGCCGTTCGGCTACGGACGCCAACACATCGCGCCCCTGATCGCCGAGTTCGCCAGGGCGCATCCTGCCCTGCGCCTGGAGCTCGAGCTGCGCGAGACGCCCTGGCCCGACAGGCACGATGCGGACGCCATCATCCATATCGGCGCGGTACGCGATTCATCGTGGATCGCGCGTACCCTGGCCTCCAACGAACGCTGGCTCTGCGCCAGCCCCGCCTACCTGCGCACCCATGGCGTGCCCCGCACGCCACGCGACGTGGTCCGACACAGCTGCATCTGCATCCGCGAGAACAATGAGGACGTCACCCTGTGGCACGTGCGTCCGCGCAGCGCCGGACGCGGGCAGCGGCGCGCCGAACAGGAAACCCTGCGCATCGCGCCGGCCTACTCCACCAACGACGGCGTGGTCGCGCGGCAGTGGGCCGAAGAAGGGCTGGGACTGGTGTTGCGATCCGAATGGGATGCCGCGGAGGCGGTGTCCGCCGGCAGGCTGGTTCGCGTGCTGGCCGATTGGGAGTTCGACAGCGCGCCCATCGTGATGCTGGTGCCGACGCGCATCGGACGCACCGCGCGGGTACAGGCCTTGATCGAATTCCTGGAGCATCGCATCGGCAAACAGGCGCCGCCACGCGGACGGCCTGCGGCCAAACGAACGCCAACGCGGCGCTAG
- a CDS encoding HAD family hydrolase: protein MNTTSIPTYPRAVLFDLLTALLDSWTVWNAAAGSEEQGRAWRARYLQLTYGCGAYEPYEELVRQAARDTGLPLSAPAALEAHWDELPPWDGARELLAALRPHCKLAVVTNCSRVLGTRAAALMGIDWDVVVTSEEAGFYKPDPRPYRMALDRLGIEARDAAFVAGSGYDMFGTAAVGLRTFWHNRVGLALPAGAREPDAQAATLAPALPWLQTLHATPPVSS from the coding sequence ATGAACACGACCTCCATCCCCACCTATCCGCGTGCGGTGCTGTTCGATCTGCTGACCGCGCTGCTGGACTCCTGGACCGTCTGGAACGCCGCCGCCGGCTCGGAGGAGCAGGGCCGCGCATGGCGCGCCCGATATCTGCAGCTGACCTACGGCTGCGGCGCCTACGAGCCCTATGAGGAGCTGGTCCGCCAGGCGGCCCGCGACACCGGCCTGCCCTTGTCGGCGCCGGCCGCGCTGGAGGCGCACTGGGACGAACTGCCGCCGTGGGACGGCGCGCGCGAGCTGCTGGCCGCGTTGCGGCCGCACTGCAAATTGGCTGTGGTGACGAACTGCTCCCGCGTGCTGGGGACGCGGGCCGCGGCGCTCATGGGTATCGATTGGGATGTCGTGGTGACGTCCGAAGAGGCCGGCTTCTACAAGCCAGATCCGCGTCCTTACCGGATGGCGCTCGATCGATTGGGGATCGAGGCGCGCGATGCCGCTTTCGTCGCGGGGTCGGGCTACGACATGTTCGGCACCGCGGCGGTCGGGCTGCGGACGTTCTGGCACAACCGCGTGGGACTGGCATTGCCGGCGGGCGCGAGGGAGCCGGACGCCCAGGCCGCGACCCTGGCGCCGGCCTTGCCGTGGCTGCAAACCCTGCATGCAACCCCACCCGTATCATCCTGA
- a CDS encoding MFS transporter has product MSASLVSVDKAIQAAGVGTFQYRLFVIFGLVWMADAMQVLSIGFSAPSIAKTFGITVPQALQSGTFFFIGMLIGAFAFGRLADRIGRRPVLMAAVVIDACAGVASAFAPEFTWLLFLRFLTGIGVGGTLPVDYTMMAEFLPSDRRGRWLVLLESFWAVGTILLAVLALAAVAWGDDAWRVIFFVTGLPALIGLVLRFYIPESPMFLNRNGKSDQARKVLERVARVNRSNVDVPHLQPETPAHASMFALFSASHRRRSIGLFLAWALISIAYYGVFVYLPIKLSTAGFAFMRGQEFLVLLALVQLPGFALSAYGVERWGRKPTLVGFLILSAVGCMLYSLGTSPALVIGSTLLMSFSLLGTWGALYAFTPEVYPTDLRASGMGLAGAVARFGGLFAPAIIAPIMTSHFTLSLVVLSSMLVAGAIAIWSVDVESRNRALD; this is encoded by the coding sequence ATGTCAGCTTCATTGGTTTCCGTGGACAAAGCGATACAGGCGGCGGGGGTCGGCACGTTCCAGTACCGGCTCTTCGTGATATTCGGCCTGGTGTGGATGGCCGACGCGATGCAGGTGCTATCCATCGGTTTCAGCGCGCCGTCCATCGCCAAGACCTTCGGCATCACCGTGCCGCAAGCGCTGCAAAGCGGCACGTTCTTTTTCATCGGCATGCTGATCGGCGCGTTTGCGTTCGGCCGTCTGGCCGACCGCATCGGACGCCGCCCCGTGCTGATGGCGGCCGTCGTCATCGACGCCTGCGCGGGCGTGGCTTCGGCCTTCGCGCCCGAGTTCACGTGGTTGCTCTTCCTGCGCTTCCTGACCGGCATCGGCGTGGGCGGCACCCTGCCGGTGGACTACACGATGATGGCCGAATTCCTGCCCAGCGACCGCCGTGGCCGCTGGCTGGTGCTGCTGGAATCGTTCTGGGCCGTGGGCACCATCCTGCTGGCCGTGCTGGCGCTGGCCGCCGTGGCCTGGGGCGACGATGCCTGGCGGGTCATCTTCTTCGTGACGGGTCTGCCCGCGCTGATCGGCCTGGTGCTGCGCTTCTATATTCCCGAATCGCCGATGTTCCTGAACCGCAACGGCAAATCCGATCAAGCACGCAAGGTGCTGGAGCGCGTCGCGCGCGTCAACCGCAGCAATGTCGACGTGCCGCATCTGCAACCGGAAACGCCCGCGCATGCGTCGATGTTCGCGCTGTTCTCGGCCAGCCACCGGCGCCGCAGCATCGGCCTGTTCCTGGCGTGGGCGCTGATCTCCATCGCGTACTACGGCGTTTTCGTCTACCTGCCGATCAAGCTCAGCACCGCGGGCTTCGCCTTCATGCGCGGCCAGGAATTCCTGGTGCTGCTGGCGCTGGTGCAACTGCCCGGCTTTGCGCTGTCCGCCTACGGGGTCGAACGCTGGGGCCGCAAACCCACGCTAGTCGGATTCCTGATCCTGAGCGCGGTCGGCTGCATGCTGTATAGCCTGGGCACGTCGCCCGCCTTGGTGATCGGGTCCACCCTGTTGATGAGCTTCTCGCTCCTGGGCACCTGGGGCGCGCTGTACGCCTTCACGCCCGAGGTCTACCCCACCGACCTGCGCGCCAGCGGCATGGGCCTGGCCGGCGCGGTGGCGCGTTTTGGCGGGCTGTTCGCGCCGGCCATCATCGCGCCCATCATGACCAGCCACTTCACGCTATCGCTGGTGGTGCTGTCCAGCATGCTGGTGGCGGGCGCCATCGCAATCTGGTCGGTGGACGTGGAATCGCGCAACCGCGCGTTGGATTGA
- a CDS encoding Bug family tripartite tricarboxylate transporter substrate binding protein, whose protein sequence is MKYPAYLAACAALACAANVASAADLGSSPITLISPFPPGGGTDTLTRMLGAAVAADTGWNIVVENKPGAGGNLALDSVARAKPDGHTLVMAQTDNVVLNPWLYKKLTYDTFKDFKPVVLVASSPSVYVTMPKSPYRTVDDVEKFAKKNPGRLSVGVPGVGSSGDLISQLWRKEAGIDIMTVPYRGWGQAFPDLSSGRIDIYNGSVATLLSQIKGGAVHAIGVVADQRSQSLPDVPTFVEKGYKKIDQTIWWGLMAPGQTPDDVVQQLNTAVNKAISKPEFQAKLRDAGYQALGGTSADFAKRYKQDYDAFGAVITESGIEKQ, encoded by the coding sequence ATGAAATACCCCGCATATCTCGCGGCATGCGCCGCCCTGGCCTGCGCCGCCAACGTGGCGAGCGCCGCCGACCTGGGCTCATCGCCCATCACCCTGATTTCGCCTTTCCCGCCAGGCGGCGGCACCGACACGCTGACGCGCATGCTCGGCGCGGCGGTGGCGGCCGACACGGGCTGGAACATCGTGGTCGAGAACAAGCCCGGCGCCGGCGGCAACCTGGCGCTCGATTCGGTCGCACGAGCGAAGCCGGACGGCCATACCCTGGTCATGGCGCAGACCGACAACGTCGTGCTGAACCCGTGGCTGTACAAGAAGCTCACCTACGACACCTTCAAGGATTTCAAGCCGGTCGTGCTGGTGGCATCGTCGCCGAGCGTGTACGTGACCATGCCCAAGTCGCCGTATCGCACGGTCGACGACGTGGAGAAGTTCGCCAAGAAGAATCCCGGCCGCCTCTCCGTGGGCGTGCCCGGCGTGGGTTCGAGCGGCGACCTGATCAGCCAACTATGGCGCAAGGAGGCCGGCATCGACATCATGACCGTGCCGTATCGCGGCTGGGGCCAGGCCTTCCCCGACCTGTCCAGCGGCCGGATCGACATCTACAACGGTTCCGTCGCCACGCTGCTGTCGCAGATCAAGGGCGGCGCCGTGCATGCGATCGGCGTCGTGGCGGACCAGCGTTCGCAATCCCTGCCTGACGTGCCCACCTTTGTCGAGAAGGGGTACAAGAAGATCGACCAGACCATCTGGTGGGGCTTGATGGCGCCAGGGCAGACACCCGACGACGTCGTCCAGCAGTTGAATACCGCGGTGAACAAGGCCATCTCCAAGCCCGAGTTCCAGGCGAAACTGCGCGACGCGGGTTATCAGGCGCTGGGCGGCACGAGCGCCGATTTCGCCAAGCGCTACAAGCAGGACTATGACGCCTTCGGCGCCGTCATCACCGAGTCCGGCATCGAGAAGCAATAA
- a CDS encoding MOSC domain-containing protein, with protein MTAHVTAVSASPAHAFSKQVLPSIALVAGYGVQDDAHYGITVQHRSRVARDPTQPNLRQVHLIHSELFTELAGKGFEIEPGQLGENITTVGIDLLALPVDTVLHIGEQVRLRVTGLRNPCIQLDTYRQGLTAAVLDRAPDGSLVRKAGVMSVVLTGGTVRAGEAIRVVLPAEPHQPLERV; from the coding sequence ATGACCGCCCACGTCACCGCCGTCAGCGCCAGCCCGGCGCATGCATTCTCGAAACAGGTCCTGCCTTCCATCGCGCTGGTTGCCGGCTACGGCGTGCAGGACGACGCGCATTATGGGATCACGGTCCAGCATCGCTCGCGCGTGGCGCGGGATCCCACGCAGCCGAACCTGCGGCAGGTGCATCTGATCCACAGTGAGCTGTTCACCGAACTGGCCGGCAAGGGGTTCGAGATCGAACCGGGCCAGCTCGGCGAGAACATCACCACCGTCGGGATAGACCTGCTGGCCTTGCCGGTGGATACCGTCCTGCATATCGGCGAGCAAGTGCGCCTGCGCGTGACCGGCTTGCGCAATCCCTGCATCCAGCTGGATACCTATCGGCAAGGCCTGACGGCGGCGGTACTGGATCGCGCCCCCGATGGCAGCCTGGTGCGCAAGGCCGGGGTGATGAGCGTGGTCCTGACCGGCGGGACGGTGCGGGCGGGCGAAGCGATACGCGTGGTCCTGCCGGCGGAGCCGCATCAGCCGCTGGAAAGGGTCTGA